In the Streptomyces sp. WMMC940 genome, CGCCCGGTTCGGGGCCAAGGCGACCTGCACGGCCGGAATGATGATGATCGCGACCGGGCTCGCCTGCTTCGCCTTCTTCGACGCCTCGACCCCGCTGTGGGCGCTGGAGCTCGCCTTCTTCGTGCAGGGCGCAGGCATGGGGCACGTCATGTCGCCCGTCACGGTCACGGTCATGCAGGCGCTGCCGAGGGAGAAGGCGGGCGTGGCCTCCGCGATCAACAACACCTTCCGGCAGATCGGCGGGGCGCTGGGCGTGGCCGCTCTCGGCTCGCTGCTGTCCGCCGCGTACCGGGGCGGGATCGAGAGCACCCTGGAGCGCGCCCCCGGCGTCCCGGACGAGGCGAAGCACGCGGCGGGCGAATCGCTGGAGGCGACACTGGCCGTCGCCGAGCGGCTCGGCCCCGCCGGACGGCTCCTGATCGCGCCCGCGCACGAGGCGTTCCTCGTCGCCATGCACCTGGCGGCGCTGTCCGCGGCGACGGTGACCCTCATCGGCGCGGTCGTCGTGGCCACCTATCTCCCCGGCCGCCGGAAGTCCGCGGACGCTCCGGCCGTGCCGGACGAGCGCCCGGCGGCGGGGGTGGCGCGGGGATGACCGGGGTCCGCGAGAATCGAGGGACCCGCCGAGGGGCGGACCGGGAGACGCGACGAGATGCGCTTCACGGAAGGGCGCCACGGGGAGGGCGGGGCGGAGTGGAGGCGGCAGTGTCGAGCGGGACCGGAGCGGCACGGGACACGGGTACGGGCGGGAGGCCGGGCGCCGTGACCGCCCCCGGGGCGGGCGCGAGCGCTCCGCGGCGCGGCCGGCCCCGCAGCGAGGCGGCGGAGCGCTCGATCCGCCAGGCGGTGGTGACCCTGCTTGAGGAGGGGCTGCCGCTGGGCGACATCTCCATCGAGCGCATCGCCCGTACCGCCGGGGTAGGCAAGGCCACCATCTACCGGCGCTGGGCAGACAAGGAGGAGCTGTTCGTCGACGTCCTGCGGGACATCGAGCCACCGGATCCCGAGATGCCGGGCACCTCCGCCCGTGACGACCTCGTCGTCATGCTGGAGTCGGTCCGCCTCCGCGGCCTCGCCCAGCGCTCGTCCGCGCTGCTGCACAACGTCCGCGCCCAGATGAAGAGCCATCCCAGGCTGTGGGAGGCGTACGTCGCCACAGTCATCGACCCGCGTCGGGCGACCGTGCTGGAGATCCTGCGCCGAGGCGTCGCCCGCGGCGAGATCCGCGACGACCTGGACATCGACCTGCTCAACGACCTCCTGGTCGGCCCGATGCTCGTGCGTGCCGTGATGCGCCCCGACGCCCCGCTGCCCGGCGACCTCGCGGAACGCATGGTCACGGCCGTGCTGGAGGGCCTCGGACCTTCGTCGTCCTGACCTTCCGGCGGGAGGCCGCCTCGACCGTGCGGCGGTGGCCGTCCCGATCGTCCGGACCGTCGCCCGGCCGTCCCGACCGCTCCGTCCTCGCGCGGGCCGTCCGGCGTACCCCACCGGCCAATATGCGCGTTCTGTCACAGCCACGCCGCCGCCGACCTTGATCGGAACCCGTCGCGGCGCCCGGCCGTCCTCGAACCCGTACGGCAGGAACGCACCCGGTATCGCCTAGGGTCGTGGCGGGCAAGGTGTGCACGGCAAGGCAGTGAGGACTATGCACATGCGGCAGGCATACATGACGGAATCGGGACACGGCAGCGCGGAGGACCCCCGCCCCGGTTCCCGGATCCGGGCCCTGCTCGACCGTTTGCGGAGCGATCCGGGGATCTGGCGGCGCGGTGTCGTCGTCGCGGTCGTCGCGGTCGCCACCGGCCTGCTGATGATCCTGCACGCGCAGATCCCCAACAAGATCGGCAACGTGGGCAGTCTCACCGAGACGTTCCTGCCCTGGCTGGGGCTGCTGGTGCCGGTGCTGCTGGTTCTCGCGCTCCTGCGGCGATCGGCGACGGCACTGGTCGCGCTGCTCGTCCCGGCGATCGTGTGGCTGAACCTCTTCGGCGGACTGCTCACGGACAAGTCGGGCGGCGGGGGGAACCTCGTCGTCGCCACCCACAACGTGAACGCCGAGAACGCCGACCCCGAGGGCACCGCCCGAGAGGTCGCCGCCTCGGGTGCCGACGTCGTCGCCCTGGAGGAGCTGACGGGCGACGCGGTCCCGGCCTACGAGAAGGCGCTGGCGTCCCAGTACCGCTACCACTCCGTGCAGGGCACGGTCGGGCTGTGGAGCAAGTACCCGATGAGCGACACCCGGCCCGTCGACATCCGGCTGGGCTGGGTCCGCGCCATGCGCTCCACCGTCGCCACCCCGTCCGGCGATCTCTCGGTGTACGTGGCCCACCTGCCGTCGGTGCGGGTCAAGATGAACGCGGGTTTCACCGCCAGCCAGCGGGACACCAGCGCCGACGCGCTCGGCGAGGCGATCGCCCGCGACCCGGTGGGCAAGGTCGTCCTCCTGGGCGACCTCAACGGCACGATGAACGACCGCGCCCTGAACGCGGTCACCTCGCAGATGCGCTCCACGCAGGGCGCCGCGGGCGACGGTTTCGGCTTCAGCTGGCCGGCGTCGTTCCCGATGGCCCGGATCGACCAGATCATGGTGAAGGGCGTCGAGCCGGTCTCGTCCTGGACGCTGCCCCGCACGGCCAGCGACCATCTGCCCATAGCGGCCGGCATCCGTTTCTGACCGGATCACCCCGCCTCCCGGTCCTCCCGGCCTCCCGGTCCTCCCGGCCTCCCGGTCCTCCCGGCCTCCCGGTCCTCCCGGCCTCCCGGTCCTCCCGGCCTCCCGGCCTCCCGGCCTTCGGAACCGGTCAGGATCTCGACCGGGCCCGGCCTTCCCGGCCCCGCCTGCCAGGTGATCGCGGTGACCGCCGGGCTGCTCGACGGTACGGCGAAGGGGGCTTCCCGCGTCGTCGCGGGAAGCCCCCTCGCCCCGGACGTACCGCGCGTCAGTGCGCCGTCGTCTCGCGCCAGCGATTCGTGATCGGCAGCCGGCGGTCCTTGCCGAAGCCCTTCGCGGAGATCTTCGTGCCCGGCGGGTACTGCCTCCGCTTGTACTCGGCGGTGTCGACGAGCCGCAGCACCCTCGCCACCAGCTCCTCGTCGTAGCCCGCCGCCACGATCGCGTCCTTGCCCTGGTCGCGGTCGACGTACAGCTCCAGGATCCCGTCGAGCACGTCGTAGTCGGGAAGCGAGTCGGTGTCGACCTGCCCCGGCCGCAGTTCGGCGCTCGGCGGCTTGGCGATCGAGTTCTCGGGGATCGGCGCGGTCCGGCCCCGCTCCTCGGCCGCCCGGTTGCGCCACTTCGCCAGCCTGAAGACGGAGGACTTGTAGACGTCCTTGATCGGCCCGTACGCGCCGACCGAGTCGCCGTACAGCGTCGAGTAGCCCACCGCCAGCTCGGACTTGTTGCCCGGGGCGAGCACGATGTGGCCCTCCTGGTTGGAGACGGCCATCAGCGTCGTCCCGCGCAGCCGTGACTGGAGGTTCTCCTCCGCCAGACCGGTCAGCGGGAGCGAGCCCATGAAGGCGTCGAACATCGGCTCGATCGACACGGTGCGGAAGTTCAGCCCCGTGCGGCGGGCGAGCTCGGCGGCGTCGTCCCGGGAGTGGTCCGAGGAGTACTTGGACGGCATGGAGATGCCGTGGACGTTCTCCGCCCCCAGCGCGTCGCAGGCGATCGCGGCGACCAGTGCCGAATCGATACCTCCGGAGAGGCCGACGACGACGGAGCGGAAGCCGTTCTTGGCGACGTACGCGCGCAGTCCGACGACCAGGGCCGAGTAGACCTCCTCCTCGTCGTCGAGCCGCTGCGCGTAACCGCCCGTCAGTTCCGGCTCGTACGACGGGAGCGGGTCCTCGGAGAGGACGATCCGGTCGACGGTCAGCCCGTCGTCCACCAGGCCCGTCGGGGCGTCGGCGGACGCGGACGGGAGGTCCAGGTCCAGGATCACGCTGCCCTCCGCGAACTGCGGTGCGCGTGCGATCACCTCCCCGTCCCTGTCGACGACGATCGAGTCGCCGTCGAAGACGAGCTCGTCCTGGCCGCCCATCATCGCGAGGTAGGCGGTGGTGCAGCCGGCCTCCTGGGCGCGCTTGCGCACCAGTTCCAGTCGGGTGTCGTCCTTGTTCCGCTCGTAGGGCGAGGCGTTGATCGAGACCAGCAGCCCGGCTCCGGCGGACCGCGCGGCGGGGACCCGGCCGCCGTCCTGCCAGAGGTCCTCGCAGATGGCGAGCGCGACATCGACGCCGTGGACGCGGACGACGGGCATGGTGTCGCCCGGCACGAAGTACCGGAACTCGTCGAAGACGCCGTAGTTGGGCAGGTGGTGCTTGGCGAACGTCAGCGCCACCCGGCCGTCGTGCAGTACGGCCGCGGCGTTCCGCGGGGCGCCCGCGGGTTGGCCGTACCGCGGCTGCGCCTTCTCGGAGCGGTCCAGATAGCCGACGATCACGGGGACCTCCCCGAAGCCCTCGTCGGCGAGACGCGCGGCGAGCGCGCGCAGGGCGGCCCGTGACGCCTCGACGAAGGACGACCGCAGGGCCAGGTCCTCGACGGGATAGCCGGTCAGCGCCATCTCGGGGAACGCGATGAGATGCGCCCCCTGCGCGGCGGCGTGCCGGGTCCAGTGCACGATCGACTCGGTGTTGCCGGCGAGATCGCCGACGGTCGAGTCGATCTGATTCAGGGCGAGGCGAAGTTGAGGCACGCGCCCAGTGTAATCGTCTTTCTGACGCGATGTCCCGGCTGTGTGGCGGTCGCCACCCCGGGGCGCCCGGTGCGCGGGTCCCGGGGGAGGGCGGCCTCCTCCCCCGGGGCGGGGATCAGCCCTAGTACGCCAGCGTCGTCATCATCCCGGACTCCGAGTGGTAGATGTTGTGGCAGTGGAACATCCACAGCCCCGGATTGTCGGCGTCGAAGTCCGCCACCAGTTTGCGGTGCGGCAGCAGGATCGCCGTGTCCTTGCGGGCGCCCAGCGCGTCGATGCCGGCCAGGGCGAAGGTGTGGCCGTGCAGGTGCATGGGGTGCCACATGTCCGTGGCGTTGATGACCACCAGCCGCACCCGCTCGCCGTACTCGATCCTGTGGAGCACCTCCGGGTCGTACGGCTGCCGGTCGAATGCCCAGTCGTACCGCTTCATGCCGCCGGTCAGCGTGAACCGGATGAGACGGTCCGGGCGGCGCCGGTCCAGTGCCACCGAGTCCTCGGGCCGCAGGCGCGCGGACGACTGCAGCACCCTGCGGTCCAACTCCGACGGGCGGGTGGACGGCTTGGGCGTGGCCCCGCGGCCCGTCCGCAGCACGGCCATCGCCGAGCCCCTCTTGCCCTCCGCCAGCGCCGTGAACGGGAACACCCCGTCCTTCGCGGTGACCATCACGTCGTACCGCTCGGCCATGCCCAGCAGCAGCGCGTCGGTCTTGTACGGGTGGACGGGGAAGCCGTCCGAGTGGACGACGGTCATCTCGTGGCCGCCGAGTGCCACCCGGAAGGCCGTCTCGCCGCCCGCGTTGATGATCCGCAGCCGGATCCGGTCGCCCGGCTTCGCCCTGAACTCGGTCGGGTCGTCCGCCGTGCGCCCGTTGATCAGGTAGTACGGATACGCGACATCGCCCGCGTGGCCGCCGAGCAGCTTGCTCACGGCGTCGCTCATCAGCCGGCGCGGGCCCCTGCCGTCGGCCGGCCCGGGCGCATCGCGTCCGGCGTCCGGGTCCCCGGCCCTGGCAGGCCCGTACCCGGCGTCGACCCCGCCGGTCGGCCGGGACCGAGGACGGCCGTCGCGCTCCTCGTCGTCCCCCTCCTCGCGGTCCTCGCGGTCCTCGCGGTCCCGCTCGCGCCGGTCGTCCCCGTCGCCGCCGTGGCCGCCGTCGTGCGCGTTGCCGTGGCCCATGGCGGGCTTGCCCTTGCGGAGCTGTGACAGCACGTCGTCCGGAGTGGACCCGCCCACGCCGTCGATCCAGTCGTCCAGGACGATGACCCACTCGTGGTCGTAGGCGAGCGGCTCCTTCGGGTCGTCCACGATCAGCGGCGCGTACATGCCGCTGTCGATCTGCACTCCGTAGTGGGGGTGGAACCAGTACGTACCGGCGTGCGGCACGGTGAAGCGGTACTCG is a window encoding:
- a CDS encoding TetR/AcrR family transcriptional regulator, which codes for MTAPGAGASAPRRGRPRSEAAERSIRQAVVTLLEEGLPLGDISIERIARTAGVGKATIYRRWADKEELFVDVLRDIEPPDPEMPGTSARDDLVVMLESVRLRGLAQRSSALLHNVRAQMKSHPRLWEAYVATVIDPRRATVLEILRRGVARGEIRDDLDIDLLNDLLVGPMLVRAVMRPDAPLPGDLAERMVTAVLEGLGPSSS
- a CDS encoding NAD+ synthase, giving the protein MPQLRLALNQIDSTVGDLAGNTESIVHWTRHAAAQGAHLIAFPEMALTGYPVEDLALRSSFVEASRAALRALAARLADEGFGEVPVIVGYLDRSEKAQPRYGQPAGAPRNAAAVLHDGRVALTFAKHHLPNYGVFDEFRYFVPGDTMPVVRVHGVDVALAICEDLWQDGGRVPAARSAGAGLLVSINASPYERNKDDTRLELVRKRAQEAGCTTAYLAMMGGQDELVFDGDSIVVDRDGEVIARAPQFAEGSVILDLDLPSASADAPTGLVDDGLTVDRIVLSEDPLPSYEPELTGGYAQRLDDEEEVYSALVVGLRAYVAKNGFRSVVVGLSGGIDSALVAAIACDALGAENVHGISMPSKYSSDHSRDDAAELARRTGLNFRTVSIEPMFDAFMGSLPLTGLAEENLQSRLRGTTLMAVSNQEGHIVLAPGNKSELAVGYSTLYGDSVGAYGPIKDVYKSSVFRLAKWRNRAAEERGRTAPIPENSIAKPPSAELRPGQVDTDSLPDYDVLDGILELYVDRDQGKDAIVAAGYDEELVARVLRLVDTAEYKRRQYPPGTKISAKGFGKDRRLPITNRWRETTAH
- a CDS encoding multicopper oxidase family protein; amino-acid sequence: MSSQEHTRQTSRTRRAVLGAGIAAAGSGLLAACSGGGADDGGRGAAGAPAEGSVRADGKKVGGPAAVRSVGPLRTRTFTATPSTVDIGRGRTFRTWTYNDRLPGKEVRINAGDTLELTLANHLPVPTTVHWHGIALENKMDGVPGVTQPAVKPGGTFEYRFTVPHAGTYWFHPHYGVQIDSGMYAPLIVDDPKEPLAYDHEWVIVLDDWIDGVGGSTPDDVLSQLRKGKPAMGHGNAHDGGHGGDGDDRRERDREDREDREEGDDEERDGRPRSRPTGGVDAGYGPARAGDPDAGRDAPGPADGRGPRRLMSDAVSKLLGGHAGDVAYPYYLINGRTADDPTEFRAKPGDRIRLRIINAGGETAFRVALGGHEMTVVHSDGFPVHPYKTDALLLGMAERYDVMVTAKDGVFPFTALAEGKRGSAMAVLRTGRGATPKPSTRPSELDRRVLQSSARLRPEDSVALDRRRPDRLIRFTLTGGMKRYDWAFDRQPYDPEVLHRIEYGERVRLVVINATDMWHPMHLHGHTFALAGIDALGARKDTAILLPHRKLVADFDADNPGLWMFHCHNIYHSESGMMTTLAY
- a CDS encoding endonuclease/exonuclease/phosphatase family protein produces the protein MLDRLRSDPGIWRRGVVVAVVAVATGLLMILHAQIPNKIGNVGSLTETFLPWLGLLVPVLLVLALLRRSATALVALLVPAIVWLNLFGGLLTDKSGGGGNLVVATHNVNAENADPEGTAREVAASGADVVALEELTGDAVPAYEKALASQYRYHSVQGTVGLWSKYPMSDTRPVDIRLGWVRAMRSTVATPSGDLSVYVAHLPSVRVKMNAGFTASQRDTSADALGEAIARDPVGKVVLLGDLNGTMNDRALNAVTSQMRSTQGAAGDGFGFSWPASFPMARIDQIMVKGVEPVSSWTLPRTASDHLPIAAGIRF